In the genome of Populus trichocarpa isolate Nisqually-1 chromosome 6, P.trichocarpa_v4.1, whole genome shotgun sequence, one region contains:
- the LOC7468635 gene encoding phospholipase D alpha 1 — protein MTPRLLHGTLDVTVYGVDNLQYGCGFSLLKTEGFLKFGKRCLVNVKRSMSCLSENVVGSRLYATVDLDKARVARTRMVGNEPHNPRWNESFHVYCAHSISHVVFTIKDDDAIGATLIGRAYLPVEDITNGNILERWVEVEDEDRKPIPGGSRVHIKLQFFDVNQDRHWSQGIKSPQYEGVPYVFFNQRQGCRVTLYQDAHVPDSFSPKISLAGKLYEAHRCWEDIFDAISDAKHLIYITGWSVYTEITLIRDPNRRKPGGELKLGELLKKKAEEGVTVLMLVWDDRTSVLDFKKDGLMATHDEETEKYFRGSKVHCILCPRNPDVGRSVIQGFQVSTMFTHHQKTVVVDSEMLDTVSGKRGIVSFIGGIDLCDGRYDTQDHPLFKTLDSVHYDDFHQPNFTGSSIKKGGPREPWHDIHCKLEGPVAWDVLYNFEQRWTKQVGDKLLISQKQLEATTVRPLPVLQPNDTETWNVQLFRSIDDGAVVGFPQKPDKAAAAGLVSGKNSVIDRSIQDAYINAIRRAKNFIYIENQYFLGSSFGWKSTDINVPDIAALHLIPKELSLKIVSKIEAGERFTVYIVIPMWPEGLPESGSVQAILDWQRRTMDMMYSDITEALVKKGLNTDPREYLAFFCLGNRETKKIGEYAPPEEPEPDTDYSRARQARRFMIYVHAKMMIVDDEYIIIGSANINQRSMDGSRDSEIAMGGYQPHHLATSQPARGQIYGFRMALWYEHLGMLDPSFQHPESVQCIQLVNQVANENWEKYASETLEQDLMSHLLRYPIQVGNNGIVTTLPGVNHFPDTKANVLGTKSDYFPPILTT, from the exons ACGGAGGGATTTCTGAAGTTTGGGAAGCGATGTCTAGTCAATGTAAAAAGATCAATGTCTTGCCTATCGGAG AATGTTGTTGGTTCTAGACTCTATGCAACAGTAGATTTGGACAAGGCAAGAGTTGCAAGGACCAGAATGGTAGGAAATGAGCCTCATAATCCCCGGTGGAATGAGTCCTTCCACGTATACTGTGCCCATTCAATCTCACATGTTGTATTCACAATCAAAGATGACGACGCTATTGGGGCAACATTGATTGGAAGAGCTTATCTTCCAGTTGAGGATATCACTAACGGGAACATACTCGAACGATGGGTTGAAGTAGAGGATGAAGATCGTAAACCTATACCAGGAGGTTCTAGAGTCCACATCAAGCTGCAATTCTTTGATGTTAACCAAGACAGGCATTGGTCTCAGGGAATCAAAAGTCCGCAATACGAGGGTGTTCCCTACGTGTTCTTCAATCAACGACAAGGTTGCCGGGTTACTTTATATCAAGATGCTCATGTTCCAGACAGTTTTTCCCCAAAGATTTCTTTGGCAGGAAAGCTTTATGAAGCTCACAGATGCTGGGAGGACATCTTTGATGCCATAAGCGATGCAAAACACCTAATTTACATAACTGGATGGTCTGTGTATACTGAAATTACCTTGATAAGGGATCCCAATAGACGAAAACCGGGAGGTGAACTTAAACTCGGGGAGCTGCTTAAAAAAAAGGCTGAAGAAGGTGTGACAGTTCTTATGCTTGTTTGGGATGACCGAACTTCTGTTTTGGATTTTAAGAAGGATGGACTCATGGCAACCCACGATGAAGAAACTGAAAAGTACTTCAGGGGCTCCAAGGTGCATTGCATTTTGTGCCCTCGCAATCCCGATGTTGGCAGAAGCGTGATTCAGGGCTTTCAAGTCTCCACCATGTTTACTCACCACCAAAAGACAGTAGTTGTTGATTCCGAAATGCTTGATACTGTATCTGGAAAGAGGGGGATTGTGAGTTTCATTGGAGGCATTGATCTTTGTGATGGGAGGTATGATACACAAGACCATCCCTTATTCAAGACTCTGGACTCAGTCCATTATGATGATTTCCACCAGCCTAACTTTACAGGCTCCTCAATCAAGAAAGGTGGTCCAAGAGAACCTTGGCATGATATTCATTGCAAATTAGAGGGACCTGTGGCATGGGATGTCCTTTACAATTTTGAGCAAAGGTGGACGAAGCAAGTTGGGGATAAACTTCTAATCTCACAAAAACAGCTTGAAGCAACTACAGTTCGCCCATTGCCAGTGTTGCAGCCAAATGACACTGAAACATGGAATGTTCAGCTATTCCGTTCTATTGATGATGGAGCTGTTGTTGGCTTTCCACAGAAACCTGACAAAGCAGCTGCAGCAGGCCTTGTTAGTGGGAAGAACAGCGTCATTGACCGAAGCATTCAAGATGCTTATATCAATGCCATTAGGAGGGCCAAGAATTTTATTTACATCGAAAATCAGTATTTCCTTGGAAGCTCATTTGGCTGGAAGTCAACAGATATCAATGTCCCGGATATCGCCGCCTTGCATCTTATACCAAAGGAGCTATCACTTAAGATAGTCAGCAAGATTGAGGCAGGAGAAAGGTTTACTGTCTATATTGTGATCCCAATGTGGCCAGAAGGTCTACCTGAGAGTGGCTCTGTCCAAGCAATATTAGATTGGCAGAGAAGAACAATGGACATGATGTATTCTGATATCACTGAAGCACTCGTGAAAAAGGGGCTCAACACAGATCCTAGGGAGTATTTGGCATTTTTCTGCCTTGGAAACCGAGAGACTAAGAAAATTGGAGAATATGCACCTCCAGAGGAACCAGAGCCTGATACTGATTATAGTAGAGCTCGGCAGGCCCGTCGCTTCATGATCTACGTTCATGCAAAGATGATGATCG TTGATGATGAGTATATAATCATTGGATCGGCAAACATCAACCAGAGATCAATGGATGGGTCTCGAGATTCTGAGATTGCAATGGGAGGATACCAACCACATCATTTGGCAACTAGCCAGCCAGCAAGGGGTCAGATATACGGTTTTCGAATGGCATTATGGTATGAGCACCTTGGAATGCTTGACCCTTCCTTCCAACACCCTGAAAGTGTTCAATGTATCCAGCTAGTGAATCAAGTTGCCAATGAAAACTGGGAGAAATACGCCAGCGAAACTCTCGAACAGGATCTGATGTCTCACCTGCTCAGGTATCCCATTCAAGTTGGTAACAATGGAATTGTTACAACTTTACCAGGGGTTAATCATTTCCCTGACACCAAGGCTAATGTCCTGGGCACCAAATCTGACTACTTCCCTCCAATCCTCACCACCTAG
- the LOC7471591 gene encoding uncharacterized protein LOC7471591 isoform X2, translated as MQLCGLLPPWISHLFACMGGCFGCCAKPPTLSEADATSKGLRGQERSVKNSSISDDFWSTSAGEMENSAVHSQGSLSSISTLNQPLDPCCNAGSTSNPPEFVNRGLLLWNQTRQQWLGNKKTQNRTQVREPTISWSATYESLLGSNRPFSRPVPLAEMVDFLVDVWEQEGLYD; from the exons ATGCAATTGTGTGGACTCCTTCCTCCCTGGATCTCTCATCTTTTTGCATGCATGGG AGGTTGTTTTGGATGCTGTGCTAAACCCCCCACCCTTAGTGAGGCTGATGCAACATCAAAGGGACTGAGAGGTCAAGAACGATCTGTAAAAAATTCTAGCATATCGGACGATTTCTGGAGCACTAGTGCTGGTGAAATGGAGAATAGCGCAGTGCATTCCCAGGGAAGCCTTTCATCAATTAGCACATTAAACCAGCCGCTTGATCCCTGCTGTAATGCTGGAAGCACTAGCAACCCTCCTGAATTTGTTAATCGTG GTCTTCTTCTCTGGAATCAAACAAGGCAGCAATGgcttggaaataaaaaaactcagaaCAGGACTCAAGTTCGAGAGCCCACGATAAG TTGGAGTGCCACCTATGAGAGTCTACTTGGGAGTAACAGGCCTTTTTCTCGACCTGTCCCTCTTGCT GAAATGGTGGATTTTCTTGTTGATGTCTGGGAACAGGAAGGCTTGTATGACTGA
- the LOC7471591 gene encoding uncharacterized protein LOC7471591 isoform X4 has protein sequence MHGSRGCFGCCAKPPTLSEADATSKGLRGQERSVKNSSISDDFWSTSAGEMENSAVHSQGSLSSISTLNQPLDPCCNAGSTSNPPEFVNRGLLLWNQTRQQWLGNKKTQNRTQVREPTISWSATYESLLGSNRPFSRPVPLAEMVDFLVDVWEQEGLYD, from the exons ATGCATGGG AGCAGAGGTTGTTTTGGATGCTGTGCTAAACCCCCCACCCTTAGTGAGGCTGATGCAACATCAAAGGGACTGAGAGGTCAAGAACGATCTGTAAAAAATTCTAGCATATCGGACGATTTCTGGAGCACTAGTGCTGGTGAAATGGAGAATAGCGCAGTGCATTCCCAGGGAAGCCTTTCATCAATTAGCACATTAAACCAGCCGCTTGATCCCTGCTGTAATGCTGGAAGCACTAGCAACCCTCCTGAATTTGTTAATCGTG GTCTTCTTCTCTGGAATCAAACAAGGCAGCAATGgcttggaaataaaaaaactcagaaCAGGACTCAAGTTCGAGAGCCCACGATAAG TTGGAGTGCCACCTATGAGAGTCTACTTGGGAGTAACAGGCCTTTTTCTCGACCTGTCCCTCTTGCT GAAATGGTGGATTTTCTTGTTGATGTCTGGGAACAGGAAGGCTTGTATGACTGA
- the LOC7471591 gene encoding uncharacterized protein LOC7471591 isoform X3: MMLRAFYPGRGCFGCCAKPPTLSEADATSKGLRGQERSVKNSSISDDFWSTSAGEMENSAVHSQGSLSSISTLNQPLDPCCNAGSTSNPPEFVNRGLLLWNQTRQQWLGNKKTQNRTQVREPTISWSATYESLLGSNRPFSRPVPLAEMVDFLVDVWEQEGLYD, translated from the exons ATGATGTTGAGAGCTTTCTATCCTGGCAG AGGTTGTTTTGGATGCTGTGCTAAACCCCCCACCCTTAGTGAGGCTGATGCAACATCAAAGGGACTGAGAGGTCAAGAACGATCTGTAAAAAATTCTAGCATATCGGACGATTTCTGGAGCACTAGTGCTGGTGAAATGGAGAATAGCGCAGTGCATTCCCAGGGAAGCCTTTCATCAATTAGCACATTAAACCAGCCGCTTGATCCCTGCTGTAATGCTGGAAGCACTAGCAACCCTCCTGAATTTGTTAATCGTG GTCTTCTTCTCTGGAATCAAACAAGGCAGCAATGgcttggaaataaaaaaactcagaaCAGGACTCAAGTTCGAGAGCCCACGATAAG TTGGAGTGCCACCTATGAGAGTCTACTTGGGAGTAACAGGCCTTTTTCTCGACCTGTCCCTCTTGCT GAAATGGTGGATTTTCTTGTTGATGTCTGGGAACAGGAAGGCTTGTATGACTGA
- the LOC7471591 gene encoding uncharacterized protein LOC7471591 isoform X1, giving the protein MVVHFKYTSFIVFRILPGLVFVLIIRGCFGCCAKPPTLSEADATSKGLRGQERSVKNSSISDDFWSTSAGEMENSAVHSQGSLSSISTLNQPLDPCCNAGSTSNPPEFVNRGLLLWNQTRQQWLGNKKTQNRTQVREPTISWSATYESLLGSNRPFSRPVPLAEMVDFLVDVWEQEGLYD; this is encoded by the exons ATGGTCGTGCATTTCAAATACacaagttttattgtttttagaattCTACCTGGGTTGGTATTTGTGCTCATCATCAG AGGTTGTTTTGGATGCTGTGCTAAACCCCCCACCCTTAGTGAGGCTGATGCAACATCAAAGGGACTGAGAGGTCAAGAACGATCTGTAAAAAATTCTAGCATATCGGACGATTTCTGGAGCACTAGTGCTGGTGAAATGGAGAATAGCGCAGTGCATTCCCAGGGAAGCCTTTCATCAATTAGCACATTAAACCAGCCGCTTGATCCCTGCTGTAATGCTGGAAGCACTAGCAACCCTCCTGAATTTGTTAATCGTG GTCTTCTTCTCTGGAATCAAACAAGGCAGCAATGgcttggaaataaaaaaactcagaaCAGGACTCAAGTTCGAGAGCCCACGATAAG TTGGAGTGCCACCTATGAGAGTCTACTTGGGAGTAACAGGCCTTTTTCTCGACCTGTCCCTCTTGCT GAAATGGTGGATTTTCTTGTTGATGTCTGGGAACAGGAAGGCTTGTATGACTGA